GATTAAACATAATCCCAGGTAGGTAGCGAGAGATTGTTCCGTCAGGAGTGATAATCACTGCCGCCGAAGCATGTGCCCATTCTTTCGCAGCCTCGTCCCACTTAAATTTAAAACCCAATGACTGTGTGATCGCCTGAACAGTGGGCTCATCTGCCGTCAGAAAATGCCAACCAGCTGCGGCTTCAGGACGTTCATAAAGCTTTATGTAAGTCTCTTTCTTCTTCGCCGCCAAGTCGGGTGTCTCTTTTGAGTCAAAACTCATAGATAACAATTTATACTTCTTACCGACCGTCCAATCCTTATCCATTAACTTCAAAGCGTCAGTAAGACCGTTCAAATGGAAGTTACAAAGGCCGGGGCAGGAAAAATAAACGGGAGAAATAATCACGGGGTGCTTACCATCAAAAAAAGACCCCAAGGTCACTTCCTGGCCATTGTCGTCTTTCACTTTTAAAGACAGATCAATTTTGCCACCCAGTTTTTCATCAATACCGACACCTTCAAGCTCTTTGGGCGCTTCACTTGCGACCATGGGAGCCGGTTTGCCGTCGTAGGCGTGCGCTCCTGAAAACAAGACAAGAATGCTTGCAGAAAGCAGCATTCCCATTGTTTTCATTTTAAAAACACACGCGTTTTTTAACATTAATAAATCCTTAATTATTGTGCTGTTTTTGCAAACTCAGCAACTTTAGCAGGATCGTCTTTAGATTTATTTTGAGTGATAGATTCGATGTAATGAACTAGAGCCCAACGGTCAGCCGGCTTGAAATGAGCGTAAGCAGCCATGGAAGTTCCTTTAATACCGACAGTTAGAACTTTGAAGTGAGCAATAGCGCCTTCACCTTGAGTCCACTTACCTTCAATAAGGTTACGAGGTTTTGGATTCAATCCAGCACCCGCAGCACCGTCGCCTTTTCCTTCGTTACCGTGGCACATCGCACAGTTCGTCATAAAGACTTTCTGTCCGTAAGCCACCATCTCGGGAGAAGAAACCCAAGGTTCGGTAACTTTCGTGATATCAAAGACTGGAGCCGCGCCTTCCGCTACTGGAGCATTAGGATCGATTACGTTCTCAGCCAAATCTACACCTTTGTTGATAGCAACTAGGTAAAAGAAGAAAGCAAAGCAAAACGCCATTGAAAAGGCGAACGCAAGCAAACCGGCACGATTATACTCATCTCTATTTTCAGACATAGGTGGGCACTCCCTAGGAGACGCAAAATAGTTTTGTCACAATATTGTAATGTATTGATCTAACTATCTTAAAACACATGGGTCGGCAACTAATTAAGCCAACCCAGGTCGAGGTTCCTCAGGAGCGACACTAAGCATCACAAGAATTAGAATAAGAATTTACGGGTAATTTCCACGAACTTTTCAGGAGATTCAATATTAGGACAGTGGCCCCAGCCATCAATAACCTGAAATTGTCCTCGTGAAAACAGGGCTGCCATGGCCTTTGAGTCTTCCACTGGCAAAAGCTTATCGTGCTCACCGTGCAAAACCAGAACTTCATTCGGGACTTTCTTTAATTCATCGCGAACATCCAGCCCGTCCAAAGCCTTTAAAACCCAGTGCCCTACGGTCTTAACTGCGTGAAACGCATCCTCGACCAGAACATCCTTAAAGAATTTATTTTCAGGATTATTATTATGAATCGTAGATCCCAACACCACGCCAGTCAGATTCTTATCCTGCTTCATTTGCTCAAAAGCAGCGATCATTGAATTGTCAAAGGTCACACCTTTGGCACCAACAGGATCCAAAAGAACTGCCTTGCCAAACAATTCAGGCGCTTTTGCCATCATCAAAGACGCGATCAAACCGCCTGTGGAATGCCCAACTAGATGCACGGGCCCTTTATTCAGGCTGCGAATCAAGGCGATGAAGTCCTCGGCAAAAAGATGCATATTCACTTCATCAGCGCCGTTCGGCGGAGTGCTGCCTCCGCACCCTCGAAACTCGGCATAAATCAAAGAACCTTGATAGTTCTTTCCGGCTGCGGCTTTTTTCCAAATTTCTTCGGAAGGCAACCACCAACGATTGGAAGCGAGATTGCCGTGAATGAAAAAGACGTCTTGAGGAACCAGTCCGGGTTTAATCTCGTGGTGAATCATTCACGACCCACCTTGATATTTTCCTGCCCCGAACGAACTTCGCCACGATATGGATAGCCTTCAAAGTCGTCGCCTTTGTAAAGACGCTTATTGCCTTTGACGATCTCGTAAACCCAAGCCGCCGTGAAGTTTGGAACAGCTTCGACCATTTTATGCTCAGACCCGTTGACATAAAGACGGCTAGCGCGCGCCTCTTCTGGAACTGCATCCCAATATTCGTCCAAAACGCTGGTAGAAATGTATTGATCCTGGCGTGCGATCATCAAGTGCAGTGAACGAGCAGGAATTAAATGAGTCAAGTCGATAGGGCGGGCTTTGCGAATGCCTTGCACCAGGCGATACGTCGCCTCAAGCTTGAATGGGTTCTCCAACACAATCGGCTCGGCCTGGGGATATGTGGCATAAACGATCTGGTGGAGATAATAGTCATACAGATCATCATCAGACATTTTGTTGAAAGGGAAAATTTGGCGAGTGGCCCAGATCTGCGCCTTAATCCAATTGTCCGTTCCATCCAAAGGACGTGTGAAAGGAGCCATCAACACTAGATTCTTAACAAGTGTTGGATAAGCAGCGGCAAAGCCTGCGGCAATGCCGCCACCATAAGACAGCCCAACTAAATTATAAGGGCCTTTAATATTCATTTTTTCTAAAAGACTTTTAAGATCGACGATCTGATCCTGATACGGAATAGGCGCCATGACAGGAGCATACTTCAAAAGTGTCTGACCTTGCCCGATGGGATCGTAGCGAAGAACACCGACACCCTTTGCAAGAAGAGCCTCTGTGAAGCCGTTCCACTGACGAGTGCTGTAGGTAAGACCATTAATGAGAACGACAGTGGGTTGCTTGCCCTGAGCAGGAACATAATCAACGAAAAGTTCCTTTTGCGCCGAAAGAGCCACAAAGCCTTTGAAAGCTTCTTCTTCAGCTACCGACTCTATCGAAACAAATAAAGCAGAGATCACCACAAATACCGCTAACAAAACTGATTTCATAATTCCCCCGTTCAGTTCTAGCCAGATCGTCAATCTAATGGATCGCTTATAAAACGATACCACCGTCGACACTCAGTACGGTGCCGTTAATATAGCTGGCTTGCTCACTTGCCAAGAACAAACATGCGTTTGCAATATCTTCAGTTTCACCAAGGCGAGTCACTGGAACTTTGGCAGCCATACCTTCTAAAACTTCTTTGGG
The window above is part of the Bdellovibrio sp. ArHS genome. Proteins encoded here:
- a CDS encoding SCO family protein — translated: MLKNACVFKMKTMGMLLSASILVLFSGAHAYDGKPAPMVASEAPKELEGVGIDEKLGGKIDLSLKVKDDNGQEVTLGSFFDGKHPVIISPVYFSCPGLCNFHLNGLTDALKLMDKDWTVGKKYKLLSMSFDSKETPDLAAKKKETYIKLYERPEAAAGWHFLTADEPTVQAITQSLGFKFKWDEAAKEWAHASAAVIITPDGTISRYLPGIMFNPQDIKLALNEATEGKIGSIVDNLVLYCFKYDPHQSKYTLAAFNLMKVGGAVMVLVMVLWLLPFYIRSRRSKNNTAGR
- a CDS encoding cytochrome c, which codes for MSENRDEYNRAGLLAFAFSMAFCFAFFFYLVAINKGVDLAENVIDPNAPVAEGAAPVFDITKVTEPWVSSPEMVAYGQKVFMTNCAMCHGNEGKGDGAAGAGLNPKPRNLIEGKWTQGEGAIAHFKVLTVGIKGTSMAAYAHFKPADRWALVHYIESITQNKSKDDPAKVAEFAKTAQ
- a CDS encoding alpha/beta hydrolase, whose amino-acid sequence is MIHHEIKPGLVPQDVFFIHGNLASNRWWLPSEEIWKKAAAGKNYQGSLIYAEFRGCGGSTPPNGADEVNMHLFAEDFIALIRSLNKGPVHLVGHSTGGLIASLMMAKAPELFGKAVLLDPVGAKGVTFDNSMIAAFEQMKQDKNLTGVVLGSTIHNNNPENKFFKDVLVEDAFHAVKTVGHWVLKALDGLDVRDELKKVPNEVLVLHGEHDKLLPVEDSKAMAALFSRGQFQVIDGWGHCPNIESPEKFVEITRKFLF
- a CDS encoding alpha/beta hydrolase, whose amino-acid sequence is MKSVLLAVFVVISALFVSIESVAEEEAFKGFVALSAQKELFVDYVPAQGKQPTVVLINGLTYSTRQWNGFTEALLAKGVGVLRYDPIGQGQTLLKYAPVMAPIPYQDQIVDLKSLLEKMNIKGPYNLVGLSYGGGIAAGFAAAYPTLVKNLVLMAPFTRPLDGTDNWIKAQIWATRQIFPFNKMSDDDLYDYYLHQIVYATYPQAEPIVLENPFKLEATYRLVQGIRKARPIDLTHLIPARSLHLMIARQDQYISTSVLDEYWDAVPEEARASRLYVNGSEHKMVEAVPNFTAAWVYEIVKGNKRLYKGDDFEGYPYRGEVRSGQENIKVGRE